One region of gamma proteobacterium HIMB55 genomic DNA includes:
- a CDS encoding hypothetical protein (PFAM: Cupin superfamily protein), which yields MEPEADSRIVRLEDGAWSLEHGPFTEHDFQRKGQWSLLVQRVDEWFPEVMALRGCVDFLPQWRFDDIMVSYATDGAGVGPHFDQYDVFLLQGAGQRRWKIGPKCDANTPTVRESDLRLIDEFEPTETFVLQPGDVLYVPPGFAHWGEAVGESMTYSLGFRAPRVTDLIARLSDTVIDRLEDELLLEDGDSMKIQPRPGEILSTHADNARQAVFNALKALDTDDDWYAELLSDLSQQPEQTDEPIANFVELNPSQRLLWREGNHHIFAYLGGERYEFRLQDEPLLCAICGGEFIEVSALDDYQVDIIKQWWALGFLEERFLNDTH from the coding sequence ATGGAGCCCGAGGCTGATTCTCGCATAGTTCGTTTAGAAGACGGGGCTTGGTCGCTTGAGCATGGACCGTTCACCGAGCATGACTTTCAACGAAAGGGACAATGGAGTCTTTTGGTCCAGCGGGTAGATGAATGGTTTCCCGAGGTTATGGCACTCCGTGGGTGCGTCGATTTTCTTCCGCAGTGGCGCTTCGATGACATCATGGTCAGCTACGCCACTGACGGTGCTGGTGTGGGTCCGCACTTCGATCAATATGATGTTTTTTTACTTCAGGGTGCGGGGCAAAGACGCTGGAAAATTGGCCCAAAATGCGACGCAAACACGCCCACCGTTAGAGAAAGCGATCTGCGGTTGATTGATGAGTTTGAGCCCACCGAGACATTCGTGCTTCAACCCGGCGATGTGCTCTATGTGCCACCTGGGTTTGCGCACTGGGGAGAAGCCGTTGGTGAGAGCATGACCTATTCTTTGGGATTTAGAGCGCCGAGAGTAACCGACCTCATTGCACGCTTATCCGATACCGTCATCGATCGACTTGAGGACGAGCTTTTACTCGAGGACGGGGACTCAATGAAAATCCAGCCAAGACCGGGCGAAATCTTGAGCACGCATGCTGACAATGCTCGGCAGGCTGTTTTCAACGCACTAAAGGCGCTGGACACCGATGATGATTGGTATGCAGAGTTATTGTCGGACCTTAGCCAGCAGCCCGAGCAAACCGACGAGCCGATTGCTAACTTTGTTGAACTTAATCCCAGTCAACGATTGCTTTGGCGGGAGGGTAACCACCACATTTTTGCTTACTTAGGCGGCGAGCGATACGAATTCCGCCTGCAAGATGAGCCGCTATTGTGCGCTATCTGCGGGGGCGAATTCATTGAGGTCAGTGCGCTTGACGATTATCAGGTCGACATTATCAAGCAGTGGTGGGCACTCGGGTTCCTTGAGGAGCGGTTTCTCAACGACACGCATTGA
- a CDS encoding adenylosuccinate lyase (PFAM: Lyase; Adenylosuccinate lyase C-terminal~TIGRFAM: adenylosuccinate lyase), translated as MTYQTATALSPLDGRYASKLDPLRSIFSEYGLIARRLEVEVQWLKTLSSLEAITEVPKFSDDSESNLLAVLTRFDVDGAAQVKDIEKTTNHDVKAIEYFLKDAISSDPELAAASEFVHFACTSEDINNLSHALMLRDGVPVIASEMRAIVSGIEALAREHAQLPMLSRTHGQTASPTTLGKEMANVAVRLKRQLESVESVKPLGKFNGAVGNFNAHLSAYPTLDWEQISRDFVESLGLTWNPMTTQIEPHDYMAELFQAIMRFNTILIDFDRDIWSYISLGYFKQKTVAGEIGSSTMPHKVNPIDFENSEGNLGLANAVLAHLAEKLPVSRWQRDLTDSTVLRNMGVGFGYSLLAYTSTLKGISKLEVNAAKLAEDLDNSWEVLAEPIQTVMRRYGIPEPYEKLKALTRGQAITKEILQEFVATLDLPEAVIAELQAMTPSTYVGMAETLTNNWLD; from the coding sequence ATGACCTATCAAACAGCCACCGCTCTCTCACCCCTTGATGGACGGTACGCAAGTAAACTTGACCCATTGAGAAGCATCTTCAGCGAGTATGGACTGATCGCTCGCAGGCTAGAAGTCGAGGTTCAATGGTTAAAAACCCTGTCTTCGCTCGAAGCAATTACCGAGGTGCCGAAGTTCAGCGACGACTCTGAGTCGAATTTGTTGGCTGTTTTGACGCGCTTTGATGTTGATGGTGCTGCACAAGTTAAAGACATTGAGAAGACCACCAACCACGACGTAAAAGCTATTGAGTATTTTCTCAAAGACGCTATTTCATCGGACCCTGAGCTGGCAGCGGCCAGCGAATTTGTCCACTTCGCGTGCACCAGCGAAGACATAAACAACCTTTCGCACGCCCTTATGCTCCGGGACGGTGTTCCAGTCATTGCGAGCGAGATGCGCGCCATTGTTTCAGGCATCGAAGCACTCGCCCGTGAACATGCCCAGCTACCTATGCTGAGCCGAACCCATGGTCAAACAGCTAGCCCGACGACATTGGGCAAAGAAATGGCGAATGTGGCTGTTCGGCTAAAACGGCAATTAGAGTCGGTTGAATCTGTAAAGCCCTTGGGTAAGTTCAATGGCGCCGTCGGTAACTTTAACGCGCATCTCAGCGCTTACCCCACGCTCGATTGGGAGCAGATTTCGCGCGATTTTGTAGAGTCATTAGGTCTCACTTGGAATCCCATGACAACTCAAATCGAGCCGCATGATTATATGGCGGAGCTGTTTCAGGCGATCATGCGCTTCAACACAATTTTGATCGACTTCGATCGGGATATCTGGAGCTACATCTCACTCGGTTATTTCAAGCAAAAGACCGTCGCGGGTGAAATTGGCTCATCAACCATGCCGCACAAAGTCAATCCTATCGACTTCGAAAATTCTGAGGGTAACCTCGGTCTTGCTAACGCTGTACTTGCCCACCTTGCTGAGAAACTGCCGGTCAGTCGCTGGCAGCGTGATCTTACCGATAGTACTGTCCTGCGAAACATGGGCGTTGGGTTCGGGTATTCGTTGCTCGCCTACACGTCGACACTCAAAGGCATCAGCAAGCTAGAAGTCAATGCAGCGAAGTTGGCGGAAGACCTCGACAACAGCTGGGAAGTCCTCGCTGAACCTATCCAAACAGTAATGCGCCGTTACGGCATTCCCGAGCCCTATGAAAAGCTCAAGGCACTAACGCGCGGGCAAGCCATAACCAAGGAAATTCTCCAGGAGTTCGTTGCTACGCTTGATCTTCCTGAAGCAGTGATTGCTGAGCTGCAAGCAATGACGCCCTCGACCTACGTGGGTATGGCAGAGACACTCACCAATAACTGGTTGGATTGA
- a CDS encoding uncharacterized protein involved in purine metabolism (PFAM: Protein of unknown function (DUF489)), giving the protein MSERSNFEEQVIALAGVAQAARMVDQVAKTGTFPSAFFEASLRSLFAFDVPTVEAVFGNIQGVKLGLRCVKDMLTDASNEDNIAMGVYIRGLFKLESQFRKRSDLQDIVATRLGHVNFKAQHFSDDAVELAASISSIYQDTISHLPYRIKVKGSVQHLQETKNADLVRTLLLAGLRSAHLWQQLGGRQRHFILRNRQLVSVAESLSQELSPIEGNDSLQ; this is encoded by the coding sequence ATGAGCGAGCGGTCAAACTTTGAGGAGCAAGTCATTGCATTAGCAGGCGTCGCCCAAGCCGCAAGAATGGTAGATCAGGTCGCCAAAACTGGCACCTTTCCAAGTGCATTTTTCGAAGCTTCTTTGCGATCCTTGTTTGCGTTTGACGTTCCCACTGTGGAGGCTGTTTTTGGCAACATTCAGGGCGTTAAGCTCGGTCTTCGTTGCGTAAAGGATATGCTCACGGATGCCTCTAACGAAGATAATATCGCCATGGGCGTGTACATCCGGGGCTTATTCAAGCTTGAATCTCAATTCCGAAAACGCTCAGATCTGCAAGACATCGTTGCAACCCGCTTGGGACATGTGAACTTCAAGGCGCAACACTTTAGCGACGATGCTGTCGAGCTTGCAGCGAGTATAAGTTCGATCTATCAGGATACGATCAGTCACCTGCCGTACCGCATCAAAGTCAAAGGCAGTGTGCAGCATCTCCAAGAGACGAAAAACGCAGATTTAGTCCGAACACTGCTGTTAGCCGGCTTACGATCCGCGCACTTATGGCAACAGCTTGGCGGACGACAGCGGCATTTCATTCTTCGCAATCGGCAACTCGTATCGGTTGCAGAATCGTTAAGCCAAGAGTTGTCTCCGATTGAGGGGAATGACTCCCTCCAGTAG
- a CDS encoding tRNA (5-methylaminomethyl-2-thiouridylate)-methyltransferase (PFAM: tRNA methyl transferase~TIGRFAM: tRNA (5-methylaminomethyl-2-thiouridylate)-methyltransferase), which translates to MSYNNATKVIVGMSGGVDSSVSALLLKQQGYTVEGLFMKNWDEDDGTEYCTAKEDLADAQGVADALGIKLHAANFAAEYWDNVFEHFLEEYGAGRTPNPDILCNKEIKFRAFLDYAKALGADKIATGHYVKTGTHDDKATLVKGRDAGKDQSYFLHQVEHTALQDTLFPIGELEKTEVRSIASEHNFGTATKKDSTGICFIGERRFSDFLAQYLKKNPGPIKSVDGAVIGEHQGLMYHTIGQRQGLGIGGLKNASEAPWYVVDKEVETNTLWVCQGNDNPALFASTLHTGDLFWISGAAPEVPFTCNAKVRYRQADQACEVSRQGNGYVVHFDNPQRAITPGQSLVLYQGEVCLGGGVIERVSERLNGGWQ; encoded by the coding sequence ATGAGCTATAACAACGCTACAAAAGTCATCGTCGGCATGTCGGGCGGTGTGGATTCCTCTGTATCGGCGTTGCTGTTGAAGCAGCAAGGCTACACCGTCGAGGGCCTATTCATGAAGAATTGGGACGAGGACGATGGGACGGAATACTGTACCGCTAAAGAGGATTTAGCCGACGCTCAGGGCGTCGCTGACGCGTTGGGTATAAAGCTGCACGCTGCCAACTTCGCGGCAGAATATTGGGACAACGTCTTCGAGCACTTCCTCGAAGAGTATGGCGCGGGGCGCACCCCCAACCCCGATATTCTCTGCAACAAAGAAATCAAGTTTCGCGCCTTTCTCGACTATGCCAAAGCACTCGGCGCAGACAAAATTGCCACGGGTCATTACGTCAAGACTGGGACACATGACGATAAAGCGACGTTGGTCAAAGGTCGTGATGCAGGTAAAGACCAAAGCTATTTTCTACACCAGGTAGAACATACGGCACTGCAGGACACACTGTTTCCAATCGGTGAACTCGAAAAAACCGAAGTCCGTTCGATCGCTAGCGAGCATAACTTTGGCACTGCCACCAAAAAAGACAGCACAGGAATCTGCTTTATCGGGGAAAGGCGGTTCTCTGATTTCTTAGCGCAATATCTGAAGAAAAACCCGGGCCCCATTAAAAGTGTCGACGGTGCCGTCATAGGAGAGCATCAGGGATTGATGTACCACACCATTGGTCAGCGCCAAGGATTGGGTATTGGGGGGCTTAAAAACGCCTCGGAAGCCCCTTGGTATGTCGTAGACAAAGAAGTAGAAACCAATACGCTATGGGTCTGCCAAGGTAATGACAACCCCGCACTTTTTGCCTCCACTCTACATACGGGAGACCTTTTCTGGATAAGCGGCGCAGCACCTGAGGTGCCCTTTACGTGCAATGCAAAAGTCAGGTATCGGCAGGCTGATCAAGCCTGTGAGGTATCACGTCAGGGGAACGGCTACGTGGTTCATTTCGATAATCCCCAGCGTGCAATTACCCCGGGTCAATCGTTAGTTCTGTATCAAGGCGAAGTATGTCTGGGTGGCGGCGTTATCGAGAGGGTCTCGGAGCGCTTGAACGGTGGCTGGCAATGA
- a CDS encoding ADP-ribose pyrophosphatase (PFAM: NUDIX domain), translating to MTDNRFTPHATVATVVEHDGKFLLVEEFSQGRRVLNQPAGHLEPNESLIEAAIRETLEETCWEVALTGYLGVTIVNAANGVCYLRHSFTAEPLKFCDAATRDSSILDTHWLTRDEIATSSIDLRHAVVLDIVDQYLENSAVPLSLVRYL from the coding sequence GTGACTGACAATCGATTTACCCCCCACGCGACGGTTGCAACAGTCGTAGAACACGACGGCAAGTTCCTACTTGTTGAGGAGTTCAGCCAAGGCAGACGCGTTCTCAATCAACCCGCCGGTCACCTGGAGCCCAACGAGAGCTTAATTGAGGCTGCTATCCGCGAGACCTTGGAGGAAACCTGTTGGGAGGTAGCGCTCACAGGCTACCTGGGCGTCACAATAGTCAACGCGGCAAATGGGGTTTGCTATCTTCGTCATAGCTTCACGGCAGAGCCTCTCAAATTTTGTGATGCTGCAACGCGAGACAGCAGTATCTTGGATACGCATTGGCTTACCCGCGATGAGATTGCAACGTCATCAATTGATCTCAGACACGCCGTAGTACTCGACATCGTCGATCAGTATTTAGAAAATAGTGCTGTGCCCTTAAGTCTTGTCCGCTATCTATGA
- a CDS encoding pseudouridine synthase family protein (PFAM: RNA pseudouridylate synthase~TIGRFAM: pseudouridine synthase) translates to MNRLLLFNKPFQVLSQFTDRDQPHAPRDTLAQYLSAPGYRAAGRLDYDSEGLLILTNDGTLQDQIANPKHKAWKTYWVQVEGQATIEMCAALERGVKLKDGMTRPARCKLLQIPTIWERNPPIRYRASVPDSWIELSICEGRNRQVRRMTAAVGFPTLRLIRRSIGPYSLGSLAPGEYMYINPAVDDSGCHKKAVSGRRTSVAGAPGKRKTLSRSRSAVNKKER, encoded by the coding sequence ATGAATCGCCTGTTATTGTTTAACAAACCATTCCAAGTACTGTCGCAATTCACCGATCGCGATCAACCTCATGCGCCGCGCGATACCCTTGCACAGTATTTGAGTGCCCCGGGTTACCGCGCGGCTGGTCGATTAGATTACGACTCCGAGGGGCTACTCATCCTCACTAATGACGGGACTTTGCAGGATCAGATCGCAAACCCAAAGCACAAGGCGTGGAAAACATATTGGGTCCAAGTTGAAGGTCAGGCGACGATCGAGATGTGCGCGGCGCTCGAGCGAGGTGTGAAGTTAAAGGATGGGATGACACGACCTGCACGTTGCAAACTTTTGCAAATACCGACTATTTGGGAACGAAATCCACCGATACGCTACCGCGCCTCGGTTCCAGATAGCTGGATTGAACTGTCGATATGCGAAGGACGAAATCGTCAGGTTCGCCGAATGACAGCAGCGGTTGGGTTCCCGACCTTGCGTTTAATCCGAAGGAGTATCGGCCCCTACTCACTCGGCAGTCTCGCGCCTGGCGAGTACATGTATATTAACCCCGCGGTTGATGATTCAGGCTGCCACAAAAAAGCAGTCAGTGGCCGACGAACTAGCGTTGCCGGGGCTCCTGGCAAACGCAAAACACTCTCTCGGTCGCGATCTGCTGTTAATAAGAAAGAGAGATAA
- a CDS encoding isocitrate dehydrogenase, NADP-dependent, prokaryotic type (PFAM: Isocitrate/isopropylmalate dehydrogenase~TIGRFAM: isocitrate dehydrogenase, NADP-dependent, prokaryotic type), protein MAYQHIKVPAEGTPITANEDHSLNVPNTPIIPYIEGDGIGIDISPVMIKVVDAAVEKAYGGDKKIAWMEIYTGEKAAELYEGDWFPQETLDAIKSYLVAIKGPLTTPVGGGFRSLNVALRQELDLYTCLRPVRWFEGVPSPLKAPGDTNMVIFRENSEDIYAGIEYQADSEEANKVVDFLINEMGATKIRFPQNVGIGIKPVSVEGTKRLVRKSIQYAIDQDLPSVTLVHKGNIMKFTEGGFRDWGYELAMEEFGGELLDGGPWVKITNPNNGKEIIIKDVIADAMLQQVLLRPREYSVIATLNLNGDYLSDALAAQVGGIGIAPGANLSDDIALFEATHGTAPKYTGQDKVNPGSLILSAEMMLRHLGWNEAADLVIDGMNGAIQAKTVTYDFARLTDNATEVSCSAFGDAIIAHMS, encoded by the coding sequence ATGGCCTATCAGCACATCAAAGTTCCTGCAGAGGGAACACCCATTACTGCAAACGAGGATCACAGCCTCAACGTACCCAATACGCCCATCATCCCTTACATCGAGGGTGACGGCATCGGTATCGATATCAGCCCCGTTATGATCAAGGTTGTCGATGCCGCTGTGGAGAAAGCATACGGTGGTGACAAGAAAATCGCGTGGATGGAGATCTACACCGGCGAGAAAGCCGCTGAGCTTTACGAGGGCGACTGGTTCCCTCAAGAGACACTAGACGCTATTAAGTCTTACCTCGTCGCGATTAAGGGCCCACTGACAACACCTGTCGGTGGTGGTTTTAGATCACTCAACGTAGCTCTGCGTCAGGAGCTCGACCTCTACACCTGTTTGCGACCCGTGCGTTGGTTTGAGGGTGTTCCCTCGCCACTCAAAGCGCCTGGCGACACCAATATGGTGATCTTCCGTGAGAACTCAGAAGACATTTACGCTGGCATCGAATACCAAGCGGATTCTGAAGAAGCGAATAAAGTCGTTGATTTCCTGATTAACGAAATGGGTGCCACCAAGATTCGTTTCCCTCAAAACGTAGGCATTGGCATCAAGCCTGTTTCTGTCGAAGGGACAAAGCGTTTGGTGCGCAAGTCGATCCAGTACGCAATTGACCAAGATCTGCCCTCAGTAACTTTGGTTCACAAGGGCAACATCATGAAGTTCACCGAAGGTGGATTCCGCGACTGGGGATATGAGCTTGCGATGGAAGAATTTGGTGGTGAGCTTCTGGACGGTGGTCCATGGGTCAAAATCACCAACCCAAATAATGGTAAAGAGATCATTATCAAGGATGTCATCGCTGACGCAATGCTTCAGCAGGTGCTGTTGCGCCCGCGCGAGTACAGCGTGATTGCAACGCTCAACCTGAATGGTGACTACCTATCAGACGCACTGGCAGCTCAGGTCGGCGGTATCGGTATTGCACCGGGTGCGAACTTGTCGGACGACATCGCGTTGTTCGAAGCAACGCACGGCACAGCACCGAAGTATACCGGGCAAGACAAAGTAAACCCGGGCTCTTTGATCTTGTCGGCTGAAATGATGCTTCGTCACCTCGGCTGGAACGAAGCTGCAGATTTGGTCATTGATGGCATGAACGGTGCCATCCAGGCGAAGACCGTAACCTACGATTTCGCGCGATTGACAGATAACGCAACTGAGGTTTCTTGTTCTGCGTTTGGCGACGCCATTATTGCGCACATGAGCTAA
- a CDS encoding hypothetical protein (PFAM: ATP-dependent Clp protease adaptor protein ClpS): MNQLSVNAMASSPNRGDEEGDLAVAPAKPKVKRPPLYKVVLLNDDYTPMEFVVEVLEHFFSMNREKATQVMLAVHTQGKGVCGIYTRDVAETKAELVNQAARDNGHPLLCEVEPSQDDEGE, from the coding sequence ATGAACCAATTGTCAGTTAATGCCATGGCATCGTCCCCAAATCGAGGAGACGAAGAGGGTGATCTCGCTGTTGCGCCCGCAAAACCTAAAGTTAAGCGGCCACCGCTTTACAAAGTCGTTTTGCTAAACGATGACTACACGCCTATGGAGTTTGTGGTTGAGGTGCTGGAGCATTTCTTTTCGATGAATCGCGAAAAGGCCACTCAAGTCATGTTGGCGGTTCATACACAGGGCAAAGGTGTCTGCGGGATTTACACTCGTGACGTGGCGGAAACGAAGGCCGAATTGGTTAATCAAGCGGCAAGAGACAACGGCCATCCGCTCTTATGCGAGGTTGAACCCTCGCAAGACGACGAAGGAGAATAA
- a CDS encoding ATP-dependent Clp protease ATP-binding subunit ClpA (PFAM: AAA domain (Cdc48 subfamily); C-terminal, D2-small domain, of ClpB protein; Clp amino terminal domain; ATPase family associated with various cellular activities (AAA)~TIGRFAM: ATP-dependent Clp protease ATP-binding subunit clpA), protein MLSKDLERALNESFKQARAQRHEFITVEHLLLALLDDPAALKVLSACSANVEALRGDLAEFIDGTTPMVSGEDEVDTQPTLGFQRVLQRAVFHVQSSGKAEVTGANVLVAIFSEQESQAVYFLKTQDISRLDIVNYITHGVSKSEGEEDSSGDEFAASGDSADAADEEESPLAKYATNLNEEAIQGQIDPLIGRLDEVERVAQILARRRKNNPLLVGESGVGKTAIAEGLAKLIVDGQVPDTLKAAEVFSLDLGALLAGTKYRGDFEKRFKGVLADLKRREGSILFIDEIHTIIGAGAASGGVMDASNLLKPLLSSGKLRCIGSTTYAEYRGIFDKDKALSRRFQKVDVLEPSVEDAYKILKGLKSRFEEHHGLRYTDKALRTATEMAARYITDRFLPDKAIDVIDEAGAYQQLQPASKRKKVVGPSDIEAVIAKIARIPPKTVNSDDKELLEKLESNLSLVVFGQNKAVSQLVSSIKLARAGLRSGDKPIGSFLLAGPTGVGKTEVTKQLAMQLGLELLRFDMSEYMERHTVSRLIGAPPGYVGYDQGGLLTDAVTKHPHSVVLLDEIEKAHPEVFNLLLQVMDHGTLTDNNGRKADFRNVIFVMTTNAGAESISKRSIGFSVQDNSTDAMEAINKLFTPEFRNRLDAIVPFEPLDQEVILTVVDKFLTALQTQLDEKRVQLQVDESAREWLVEEGYDRNMGARPMERVIQEHIKKPLADMVLFGDLSKGGTAQVSVNKDGDGLTVSAVVEATEEAVPA, encoded by the coding sequence GTGCTAAGCAAAGACCTCGAGCGAGCGTTAAACGAGTCCTTTAAGCAGGCGAGGGCGCAGCGCCATGAATTTATTACTGTAGAGCACCTCCTGCTCGCGCTACTCGACGATCCAGCAGCGTTGAAAGTTTTGTCAGCCTGCAGTGCAAACGTCGAAGCCTTAAGAGGCGATCTCGCCGAGTTCATCGACGGGACGACGCCAATGGTGTCGGGCGAAGATGAGGTCGATACACAACCAACGCTGGGTTTCCAAAGGGTTCTTCAGCGCGCTGTTTTCCACGTACAGAGTTCGGGTAAAGCCGAGGTGACAGGCGCCAACGTATTGGTTGCGATTTTCTCAGAGCAGGAGAGCCAGGCGGTCTACTTTCTCAAGACGCAGGATATCTCACGACTCGATATCGTTAATTACATTACACACGGCGTCAGCAAGTCAGAGGGAGAGGAAGACAGTTCTGGCGATGAATTCGCGGCGAGTGGAGATTCCGCGGACGCTGCGGATGAAGAAGAAAGCCCACTTGCGAAGTACGCAACCAACTTGAACGAAGAGGCGATACAGGGACAAATTGATCCCTTGATTGGTCGTTTAGACGAAGTTGAGCGTGTGGCGCAAATCCTGGCTCGACGCCGTAAAAACAATCCCTTGCTTGTGGGTGAGTCGGGAGTAGGCAAGACAGCCATTGCAGAGGGCTTGGCCAAACTTATCGTAGACGGCCAAGTTCCAGACACGCTCAAGGCGGCAGAGGTGTTCTCACTGGATTTGGGCGCGCTTTTAGCAGGCACGAAATACCGAGGCGACTTTGAAAAGCGTTTTAAAGGCGTACTTGCGGACCTGAAGCGTCGCGAAGGGTCGATCCTGTTTATTGATGAGATTCACACTATCATCGGCGCCGGTGCGGCATCAGGCGGCGTAATGGACGCTAGCAACCTGCTCAAGCCGCTGCTTAGCTCGGGAAAGTTACGCTGCATTGGGTCAACCACTTACGCCGAGTACCGCGGCATCTTCGATAAGGATAAGGCCCTCAGCCGTCGTTTCCAGAAGGTCGATGTGCTCGAGCCCTCTGTAGAGGACGCGTACAAAATATTGAAAGGACTGAAGTCTCGCTTTGAGGAACATCATGGCCTTCGTTACACCGATAAGGCTCTTCGGACGGCGACAGAAATGGCCGCCCGCTACATCACGGACCGTTTCTTGCCCGACAAGGCGATCGACGTCATCGACGAGGCCGGTGCTTATCAACAGCTCCAGCCAGCCAGCAAGCGCAAGAAGGTTGTGGGGCCGAGTGATATCGAGGCCGTCATTGCGAAAATCGCGCGCATTCCGCCCAAAACGGTCAACAGCGACGATAAAGAACTCCTCGAGAAGCTCGAGTCGAATCTTTCACTAGTGGTATTTGGCCAGAACAAAGCGGTTAGCCAGCTAGTAAGCTCGATTAAGCTAGCGAGAGCGGGCCTGCGTTCTGGTGACAAGCCGATCGGCAGTTTTTTGCTTGCAGGTCCGACAGGTGTCGGTAAAACCGAGGTGACTAAGCAACTCGCTATGCAGCTTGGCTTGGAGCTACTGCGTTTCGACATGTCGGAGTACATGGAACGGCACACCGTCTCGCGACTTATTGGCGCTCCGCCTGGGTATGTTGGCTACGATCAAGGCGGCTTGCTGACTGATGCGGTAACTAAACACCCACATTCAGTGGTCTTGTTAGACGAGATTGAAAAAGCCCACCCAGAGGTCTTTAACTTGCTGCTGCAGGTGATGGATCATGGAACGCTGACCGACAATAACGGTCGCAAGGCAGATTTCCGTAACGTTATCTTTGTCATGACGACCAATGCCGGTGCTGAGAGTATTTCCAAGCGCTCGATCGGTTTCTCTGTGCAGGACAACAGCACGGATGCGATGGAGGCGATCAACAAGCTCTTCACACCGGAGTTCCGAAATCGTTTGGATGCTATTGTTCCTTTCGAACCACTCGACCAGGAAGTGATTCTCACTGTGGTGGATAAGTTCCTTACTGCACTGCAAACGCAACTCGATGAAAAGCGCGTTCAACTGCAGGTGGACGAGAGTGCACGAGAATGGCTTGTGGAAGAGGGCTACGACCGCAACATGGGTGCGAGACCCATGGAGCGAGTTATCCAAGAGCACATCAAAAAGCCGCTTGCTGACATGGTCCTCTTCGGGGATCTTTCAAAGGGTGGTACTGCTCAGGTCAGCGTCAATAAGGACGGCGACGGCCTGACTGTTTCTGCGGTCGTGGAAGCGACTGAAGAAGCGGTCCCCGCGTAA
- a CDS encoding bacterial translation initiation factor 1 (bIF-1) (PFAM: Translation initiation factor 1A / IF-1~TIGRFAM: translation initiation factor IF-1) encodes MAKEDQIEMEGEIIDTLPNTTFRVRLENGHVVTAHISGKMRKNYIRILTGDKVRVEVTPYDLTKGRITYRER; translated from the coding sequence ATGGCTAAAGAAGATCAAATCGAAATGGAAGGGGAGATCATTGATACGCTTCCCAACACCACGTTCCGCGTACGCTTAGAAAACGGCCACGTAGTTACAGCGCATATATCTGGAAAGATGCGCAAAAACTACATCCGTATTCTCACAGGCGATAAAGTACGCGTTGAGGTGACGCCATACGATTTGACTAAGGGCCGTATTACTTACCGAGAGCGGTAA